A window of Terriglobales bacterium genomic DNA:
GGGCATGGTGCGGCGTCCCATGACCCGCACGATGGAACTCTTGTGGGCCTTCGGCGGAGGCGGAGCCGGGGGCGCTGAGGGTTCGCTGGCCATTGACCAGAATCGTAACATCCGGGACGTGAAGGCCGTGGTTACCCTTGCTACTTGCCAAGAAGCTAAGTTCCTGAATATGATGCCAGCGTTCCCGCGAGGGAGCCACCTGGCCAGGAACATGGCCGGCGGATTTGGGTTGGTGTTTTTGTACGCAGTCGAACTTCCAGCGAAAGATCGGGTCGCCGGGGCGGTTGTTGAAAAGCCCGCACGGCGGCCTTTTCCATTCCCGGGAGCTCGAGGGGTCCAAAGCAGCAACCTCTTCCCGAGCCGGCGCTCGTAAGACGCAGGTAAGGGTTCAATCACGAAGCTGAGGCGAAAGGAGTATTGTTCTGTGAGAGAGAAGGGAACAGTAAAGTGGTTCAACGGCGCCAAGGGCTACGGGTTCATCCAGCGCTCCACGGGGGAAGACGTGTTCGTGCACTTTTCCGCCATCCAGGAGCAGGGATACCGCACGCTGAACGAAGGTGAGACCGTGGAGTTCGACCTGCTCAAAGGCCCCAAGGGCTATCAGGCGGCCAATGTGACCCGCGGATAGTCCGCCCAATCCGCAAGGAAACCCTTCCCGGAGGAAGGGTTCTTTTATTGCGCGGAAGATCCTTTCTGCTGCGCCAGATAACCGTTGATGCGCTGGTCCCACCAGGCGCTCGCCTGGGGATCGGGCTTTCCCAGGCGCTGCACGTGGGCGTCGGCGTCGGCACTCAACGCGGTCCGGTCGTAACGGACCGCCACCCGCGTCTGCTCCCCGGCGGGTGTGAGCCTGATGGTGATGACCGTGACCATGGCATCGGGAATCACATACACGTATTGCACCCGTCCGTTCTTGAGATCGAATTCGGTGTTCACCCAGAGCGAGCTGAGGTGATCGTGGGAAACCGCGAACACCATGCCTTCGGTGTCGGCTGCGGGCGCCGGATGGATGAACTCCGGCTCCCAGTCGGGGGACCAGGCGCGCTCCTTGTCGGCTCCAAACAGGGGCGCCACGTGTTCCAGCGGGCCGTTGGCGGTGAAGGAGAGCTCCTTCACGCTGTGGGCACGGCCGGCCGGCGACCCCTGAGAGCCGTGCAAGGCATGGGCGGCGGCGCGCAGATGCGTGGAGACGCCCGGAAACATGACCAGCACTGCGCCACCGCAAACCACGCCGAAGAGGAACAGCAGGAGCCTCTTCATTACGCCTTCTCCTTGAGCCGGTGGCTGTCGCTGGCCCGCAGCGTGAGGCCGTAGATCTTCTTCAAGTCGCTGATCTGGGCAAGGGACTCCTTCCCGAAGGGCGCCTTTCCCTCGAAAGCGTGGAGCACGATGCCCTCCAGCAGGTCTCCCAGCGTCAGGTCCTTTAGTTCGGCAAATGCCTTGAGGACCTTCAGTAGGCGTTTCTCGATGCGGACCCCAGTCTGGACCCGTTCGACCTCAATCATGGTACATATGTACCATGGTAACTAACGAAAAGCAAGCACCCGTGCGTGCGAGTGGCTACTGGACTTCCAGCGAGACCAGGTCGCCGTCGGCCTTGCCGCCGGGCTTGTAGTTGATGAGCACCTTGCGGTCCTTCCAGGAGCAGGAGAACGCGTCGGCGCCGATGAGGATGAGCTTCCTGGTGTCGGCGGTGAGCATGCGCAGGGTCTTGCCGGCGGAGGTGACGGTGAGGGTGGCGGCGGGCGGGGTGGCGCAGTCCACGGCCACCACCTGGCCGTGCAGGTACTTGACCGGGCGGGTATCGGGAGCGGTCGCGGCCGGCTTCTCCGGCTCGCGCTCGACCTCCTCCTGGCTGCGATGCCACTGGGGAGCGTCGTAAGTCTCGGGGACCTTGTGGCGGTCGGCGGTGGCGGCTTCGGTGACCGACCGTTCGGCGCGGGCCAACCCCTGCTGCGCCGGGCGCGAGATGTTCTCGTCGGGGCTGTTGCTCAGTCTTTCGAAGACCGGCCTGGCCTCCGCGGCCTGGCCGGCCAGCTGGTAGGCGCGCCCCAGGTTCAGGGCGTACATCTCGTTGCGCGGATTCAGCTCGGCGGCCTTCTTGCAGTTGGCCACGGCGCTGGCGTAGTCGCCCTCAGCCATGTTGGCGAAGCCCAGGACGCTGTAGGCGTCGGCGAAGCTGGGATCGAGGGCGATGGCCTTATGCAGGTCGGCTTTCATCTCGGCGATGCTCCCGTCCTGTGACCTGCCGGTGCTCATGGAACGGCGGGCCATGACCAGCGCCGAGAAGTAATAGACCCGAGGATCGGTCGTGGAGAGCCGGGCCGCCTGATGAAAGTGGTCGAGGGCCCTCTCGAAGTCGCCCTCAACAAGGTAGGCGTAGCCCAGGCCGCGGTGCGCGCCGGAGGAGTTGGGCCTCTCGGCCAGGATCTGTTCGTACTCCTTGGCGGCTTCGGCGCGGTGGTCGGGGGAATGGAAGCGCACATCGGCCAAGGTCACGCGCAGGTCCACGGGATCGAGAGGGGTGACGGCGAAGCTGTTCGGGTCGAGCTTCTCGGCGACGTGCCCGCGGAGAGCCTTCCCCCGTCCCAGTCTCAGGTAGTCGGCAAGCTCGTCGTCGAGTTGCCTGGCGCTCTTTCCGAAGGCGCGCTGGATGGCCTGCTCAATCGGCAGGCGCTCTTCATTCACCAGCTGAAAGTACTGGAGCGCCTCCTTGATGCGATTGCCATCGAAAAGCAGGTGCACCAGCAGCCAGGACTGGGAATAGAAGAGATGCCGCGGGTCCCCGCTCTTGGAGTAGGTCTCGGACTGGTGGGGGACGGTGAAGAGCGTGCTGACCGGCATCAGGCGCGAGCGCTGCAACAGCTCCCAGGCGCCCTTGGGCGGGTCGCCGATGCGGTAGGAGTCGCCGTCGATCTGCATGGCGGCGAAATACTGCGCGAAGCCTTCGTCGAACCACGGCGCCATGCGGGGAAAGGTGCCGTTCAGCAGCTGGTGGGCATACTCGTGGAACACCGCTTCCCATTTGTTGACCGCGTCCATGTCGAGCAGGATGTAGCTGCGGTCCTCACCCGACTGGAAGAACCCGCTGAGTTCCACGGGCTTGCCCTGGAAGACGGGCACGAAGGGGCGCATCTCCTTGCCGTTGCGGAAGGCGACGATCTGCAGCGGCACGGGCAGGTTGATCTTGCTGCGGCGGAAGACCTGGCCGAAAACGGTGCGCATCTGCTCGAAGCGCAGAGCGATGTCGCGTCCTTGCTTGGGGCCGGCGTCGGTGACGACGCTGAAATGCGGCGACTTGACCTCGACCCAGGGCTCGGCCGCGGCTGCCGGGATGGACCAGGCAAAGAAGAGCAATGCTGACAGGATGAACTTCGGCATGGCGGCCCTCCGAGGAGAGCTATCGCACGAGCCATCTTACAACGGGCGGGTGGAACGAGACCGACCCCCGGGACTTACTCGGCGGGAGGCAATGTCTTCTCGGCCCGGCGGATGAGGTCGAGCTGGGACGGCTTAAGGGTGAGGAACTCGAAGCCGTGGTGGAAGCCGTGTCGGTAACGCACCACGGCCCGCATGCGCAGCGGCTCCTGGGCGCCGGGGAGCGTGAAATCGAGGGTGACGGTATCGCCTACCGGGAGCTCGCCGGCGAGCACGGCGCCGAGTCCGCCTTCGCCCAGATGGCGGCAGCGGCCGCTGAAGCTCTCCTCAGCGTCGAGTTCGCGGATGATGTGCACCCGGATGTCGAGCTTGTAGCGGTTGAAGCGCCGGTGGCGTCTCCAGTCCGTGTGGGTCGTCGCGCTGTCGGTCACCGTGGCCTTGCCCAGATTGGAGAGGATGAATACCCCCACAGTGTACCGTCTCTTCGAGGCGGCGGAGCGCCCAGCGGGCGTGACCGGCAAGGTTCGGGTCAGGATCGTTCACCAGCGGTTGCAGAACGGGAACAAATCTCACCTGGCCGCTATTGCCCATGGCGACCACGGCGTTGCGGCGCAGGCCGGCACGCTGGGCGCGCTTGATGGGCGAGCCGCGGAAGCGCCGCCAAAACTCCTCTTCATTCATCTGCGCCAGCCACTCGAGGGCGGGATTCACCAGGTCAGGCTGCGGCTGGAATTCCGCCAGGGTGGTGACCGGCGCCCTGCGGTTCCAGGGGCAGACCTCCTGGCAGATGTCGCAGCCGAAGACGTGGCGCCCCATACCTTCGCGGAGTTCTGCGGGGATCTCGCCGCGCTTCTCGATGGTGAGATACGAGATGCAGCGGGTGGCATCGAGTTCGTAAGGACCGAGGAAGGCGCCGGTGGGACAGGCATCGAGGCAGCGGGTGCAGGAGCCGCAGCGGTCCGCCGCCGGCAGGTCGGGTTCGAGCTCCAGCGAGGTCAGGACCACGCCCAGGAAGAGCCAGGACCCGAGCTGCTGGTGGATGATGCAGGTGTTCTTGCCGATCCAGCCCACGCCCGCGTACTTGGCAAAGACGCGCTCGACCAGGGGACCGGTGTCCACGTAGCAGCGGGTCTGGAGAGACGCCCTGACGGGCGTCTCTACCGTAACAAGTTCCTGCAGCCGACTCTCGACTTGGCGCAGGCGCGAGAGGACGACGTCGTGGTAGTCGGCGGGCCTGTCGGCGCCGCCCCAGGCGTAGCGCGAGATCCAGCCGCGGCCATCTCCGGCCGGCGCCGACGACTGCGGCGCGGCGGTGTTGTAGTTCAGCGCGCAGACGATGACCGAGCGCGCCCACGGGGCCACGTGCTGGAGCGCGGCGCGCTTCAGGCGTCCCTGGGTGTCGCGGGATTCCAGGTAGCGCATCTCGCCCGCACGGCCGCTTTCGATCCATCCCGGAAAGTAATCGAGCTCGCGGCTGGCCGACACGGGCGCGATGCCGCAGAGCTCGAAACCGGCCTGGCGGGCGGCGCGCTTGATCTGCTCGGCGATGTCGGGAGAGAGAGGCACGGGCCTATTGTCCCATGATGAGGGGTGG
This region includes:
- a CDS encoding PilZ domain-containing protein; translated protein: MHIIRELDAEESFSGRCRHLGEGGLGAVLAGELPVGDTVTLDFTLPGAQEPLRMRAVVRYRHGFHHGFEFLTLKPSQLDLIRRAEKTLPPAE
- the queG gene encoding tRNA epoxyqueuosine(34) reductase QueG — encoded protein: MPLSPDIAEQIKRAARQAGFELCGIAPVSASRELDYFPGWIESGRAGEMRYLESRDTQGRLKRAALQHVAPWARSVIVCALNYNTAAPQSSAPAGDGRGWISRYAWGGADRPADYHDVVLSRLRQVESRLQELVTVETPVRASLQTRCYVDTGPLVERVFAKYAGVGWIGKNTCIIHQQLGSWLFLGVVLTSLELEPDLPAADRCGSCTRCLDACPTGAFLGPYELDATRCISYLTIEKRGEIPAELREGMGRHVFGCDICQEVCPWNRRAPVTTLAEFQPQPDLVNPALEWLAQMNEEEFWRRFRGSPIKRAQRAGLRRNAVVAMGNSGQVRFVPVLQPLVNDPDPNLAGHARWALRRLEETVHCGGIHPLQSGQGHGDRQRDDPHGLETPPALQPLQARHPGAHHPRTRR
- a CDS encoding tetratricopeptide repeat protein; the protein is MPKFILSALLFFAWSIPAAAAEPWVEVKSPHFSVVTDAGPKQGRDIALRFEQMRTVFGQVFRRSKINLPVPLQIVAFRNGKEMRPFVPVFQGKPVELSGFFQSGEDRSYILLDMDAVNKWEAVFHEYAHQLLNGTFPRMAPWFDEGFAQYFAAMQIDGDSYRIGDPPKGAWELLQRSRLMPVSTLFTVPHQSETYSKSGDPRHLFYSQSWLLVHLLFDGNRIKEALQYFQLVNEERLPIEQAIQRAFGKSARQLDDELADYLRLGRGKALRGHVAEKLDPNSFAVTPLDPVDLRVTLADVRFHSPDHRAEAAKEYEQILAERPNSSGAHRGLGYAYLVEGDFERALDHFHQAARLSTTDPRVYYFSALVMARRSMSTGRSQDGSIAEMKADLHKAIALDPSFADAYSVLGFANMAEGDYASAVANCKKAAELNPRNEMYALNLGRAYQLAGQAAEARPVFERLSNSPDENISRPAQQGLARAERSVTEAATADRHKVPETYDAPQWHRSQEEVEREPEKPAATAPDTRPVKYLHGQVVAVDCATPPAATLTVTSAGKTLRMLTADTRKLILIGADAFSCSWKDRKVLINYKPGGKADGDLVSLEVQ
- a CDS encoding cold-shock protein, with protein sequence MREKGTVKWFNGAKGYGFIQRSTGEDVFVHFSAIQEQGYRTLNEGETVEFDLLKGPKGYQAANVTRG